A window of Rattus norvegicus strain BN/NHsdMcwi chromosome 14, GRCr8, whole genome shotgun sequence contains these coding sequences:
- the Fam47e gene encoding protein FAM47E isoform X1 — MAERGQRLQPKTLAPKLMRERRNCGWYLENLPSKRLPKSSRLTLNSRHWVFVKEGLDDFRKDCPPHQGPKDAFLPLIHHGAPNATPKGRQSRLPTGTTLSKLSKAGKTFLEEVEAKDDALHPLALYPQIKEALPAELLLKVLEVLDPERKLEDAWACCRDTRELMKEPTKLVEERSSQVCPPKKMLMSRSGQWLCEEKPSKVDSLYKDSLLHDDIRRGVSNFCHWAADLGSSTIEEEFILQQFDIDYQTRCSCDELHRLRLTQDKPCINGPPPHRERCGHGIKPRSSGRANPQQPKRVRMRYGAWYLNTKLWKRQRADEPLVDPRVSPKAQDSNFEKQLQEQEELLADLCGTAAFKDFVLSRGYRMPRFLEKIYAEEEKSKSENIRTPKKLTETERNPGRR, encoded by the exons ATGGCGGAGCGTGGGCAGCGACTCCAGCCTAAAACTCTGGCTCCGAAACTGATGAGGGAGCGCCGGAACTGCGGGTG GTACCTCGAGAACCTGCCTTCCAAACGTCTCCCGAAGAGTAGCAGGCTGACATTGAATAGCCGGCATTGGGTGTTTGTGAAAGAGGGGCTGGATGACTTCAGGAAAGACTGCCCCCCACACCAGGGCCCCAAGGATGCCTTTCTACCTCTTATTCATCACGGAGCCCCCAATGCTACCCCCAAGGGGAGGCAGAGCAGACTGCCCACGGGGACAACGTTGTCTAAGCTTTCGAAAGCTGGGAAGACATTCTTGGAGGAAGTGGAAGCTAAGGACGACGCACTGCACCCCCTGGCTCTCTACCCACAAATTAAAGAAGCTCTGCCTGCTGAG ctcttatTGAAGGTGCTTGAGGTACTCGACCCAGAGAGGAAGCTTGAGGATGCATGGGCTTGTTGCCGGGATACCAGGGAGTTAATGAAGGAACCCACAAAGCTTGTAGAAGAACGCTCTTCCCAAGTATGCCC GCCCAAGAAGATGCTGATGTCACGTTCAGGCCAATGGCTTTGTGAAGAAAAGCCAAGCAAAGTGGATTCACTCTATAAAGACAGTCTCCTCCACGATGACATACGCAGAGGAGTCAGCAACTTCTGCCACTGGGCTGCGGATCTC GGAAGCTCGACCATCGAGGAAGAGTTCATCCTGCAACAGTTTGACATTGACTATCAGACCAGATGCAGCTGTGATGAGCTTCACAGGCTGAGGCTAACCCAG GACAAACCCTGCATCAATGGACCACCTCCCCATCGAGAACGCTGTGGGCACGGGATCAAAcctcggtcctctggaagagca AATCCTCAGCAGCCGAAGCGGGTGAGGATGAGGTACGGAGCCTGGTATCTGAACACCAAGTTGTGGAAGAGGCAAAGAGCCGACGAACCTCTGGTCGACCCCAGGGTCTCACCCAAAGCTCAGGATTCGAATTTTGAAAAACAGCTTCAGGAACAG GAGGAACTGCTTGCAGACCTATGTGGAACAGCCGCCTTTAAGGACTTCGTTCTAAGCAGGGGCTACAGGATGCCCAGG
- the Fam47e gene encoding protein FAM47E isoform X2 gives MAERGQRLQPKTLAPKLMRERRNCGWYLENLPSKRLPKSSRLTLNSRHWVFVKEGLDDFRKDCPPHQGPKDAFLPLIHHGAPNATPKGRQSRLPTGTTLSKLSKAGKTFLEEVEAKDDALHPLALYPQIKEALPAELLLKVLEVLDPERKLEDAWACCRDTRELMKEPTKLVEERSSQVCPPKKMLMSRSGQWLCEEKPSKVDSLYKDSLLHDDIRRGVSNFCHWAADLDKPCINGPPPHRERCGHGIKPRSSGRANPQQPKRVRMRYGAWYLNTKLWKRQRADEPLVDPRVSPKAQDSNFEKQLQEQEELLADLCGTAAFKDFVLSRGYRMPRFLEKIYAEEEKSKSENIRTPKKLTETERNPGRR, from the exons ATGGCGGAGCGTGGGCAGCGACTCCAGCCTAAAACTCTGGCTCCGAAACTGATGAGGGAGCGCCGGAACTGCGGGTG GTACCTCGAGAACCTGCCTTCCAAACGTCTCCCGAAGAGTAGCAGGCTGACATTGAATAGCCGGCATTGGGTGTTTGTGAAAGAGGGGCTGGATGACTTCAGGAAAGACTGCCCCCCACACCAGGGCCCCAAGGATGCCTTTCTACCTCTTATTCATCACGGAGCCCCCAATGCTACCCCCAAGGGGAGGCAGAGCAGACTGCCCACGGGGACAACGTTGTCTAAGCTTTCGAAAGCTGGGAAGACATTCTTGGAGGAAGTGGAAGCTAAGGACGACGCACTGCACCCCCTGGCTCTCTACCCACAAATTAAAGAAGCTCTGCCTGCTGAG ctcttatTGAAGGTGCTTGAGGTACTCGACCCAGAGAGGAAGCTTGAGGATGCATGGGCTTGTTGCCGGGATACCAGGGAGTTAATGAAGGAACCCACAAAGCTTGTAGAAGAACGCTCTTCCCAAGTATGCCC GCCCAAGAAGATGCTGATGTCACGTTCAGGCCAATGGCTTTGTGAAGAAAAGCCAAGCAAAGTGGATTCACTCTATAAAGACAGTCTCCTCCACGATGACATACGCAGAGGAGTCAGCAACTTCTGCCACTGGGCTGCGGATCTC GACAAACCCTGCATCAATGGACCACCTCCCCATCGAGAACGCTGTGGGCACGGGATCAAAcctcggtcctctggaagagca AATCCTCAGCAGCCGAAGCGGGTGAGGATGAGGTACGGAGCCTGGTATCTGAACACCAAGTTGTGGAAGAGGCAAAGAGCCGACGAACCTCTGGTCGACCCCAGGGTCTCACCCAAAGCTCAGGATTCGAATTTTGAAAAACAGCTTCAGGAACAG GAGGAACTGCTTGCAGACCTATGTGGAACAGCCGCCTTTAAGGACTTCGTTCTAAGCAGGGGCTACAGGATGCCCAGG
- the Fam47e gene encoding protein FAM47E isoform X3: MAERGQRLQPKTLAPKLMRERRNCGWYLENLPSKRLPKSSRLTLNSRHWVFVKEGLDDFRKDCPPHQGPKDAFLPLIHHGAPNATPKGRQSRLPTGTTLSKLSKAGKTFLEEVEAKDDALHPLALYPQIKEALPAELLLKVLEVLDPERKLEDAWACCRDTRELMKEPTKLVEERSSQVCPPKKMLMSRSGQWLCEEKPSKVDSLYKDSLLHDDIRRGVSNFCHWAADLGSSTIEEEFILQQFDIDYQTRCSCDELHRLRLTQDKPCINGPPPHRERCGHGIKPRSSGRAEELLADLCGTAAFKDFVLSRGYRMPRFLEKIYAEEEKSKSENIRTPKKLTETERNPGRR, encoded by the exons ATGGCGGAGCGTGGGCAGCGACTCCAGCCTAAAACTCTGGCTCCGAAACTGATGAGGGAGCGCCGGAACTGCGGGTG GTACCTCGAGAACCTGCCTTCCAAACGTCTCCCGAAGAGTAGCAGGCTGACATTGAATAGCCGGCATTGGGTGTTTGTGAAAGAGGGGCTGGATGACTTCAGGAAAGACTGCCCCCCACACCAGGGCCCCAAGGATGCCTTTCTACCTCTTATTCATCACGGAGCCCCCAATGCTACCCCCAAGGGGAGGCAGAGCAGACTGCCCACGGGGACAACGTTGTCTAAGCTTTCGAAAGCTGGGAAGACATTCTTGGAGGAAGTGGAAGCTAAGGACGACGCACTGCACCCCCTGGCTCTCTACCCACAAATTAAAGAAGCTCTGCCTGCTGAG ctcttatTGAAGGTGCTTGAGGTACTCGACCCAGAGAGGAAGCTTGAGGATGCATGGGCTTGTTGCCGGGATACCAGGGAGTTAATGAAGGAACCCACAAAGCTTGTAGAAGAACGCTCTTCCCAAGTATGCCC GCCCAAGAAGATGCTGATGTCACGTTCAGGCCAATGGCTTTGTGAAGAAAAGCCAAGCAAAGTGGATTCACTCTATAAAGACAGTCTCCTCCACGATGACATACGCAGAGGAGTCAGCAACTTCTGCCACTGGGCTGCGGATCTC GGAAGCTCGACCATCGAGGAAGAGTTCATCCTGCAACAGTTTGACATTGACTATCAGACCAGATGCAGCTGTGATGAGCTTCACAGGCTGAGGCTAACCCAG GACAAACCCTGCATCAATGGACCACCTCCCCATCGAGAACGCTGTGGGCACGGGATCAAAcctcggtcctctggaagagca GAGGAACTGCTTGCAGACCTATGTGGAACAGCCGCCTTTAAGGACTTCGTTCTAAGCAGGGGCTACAGGATGCCCAGG